In Roseibium algicola, the DNA window CCGACCAGGCGAAGTCTTTCCGGACAGTCTTGTCTCTCCGGAAGTTCCTCCGATAATGTCCCTTGAATCAATCATGGGCAACACCTTGCACGACACCGGCACACAGCAGCTTCAGTTCCTGACCACGAAGGAAGTGGCCGACCTTTTGCGGGTCAAGGAACGCAAGGTTTACGACCTTGCCGCCGCCAACGAGATCCCGCATCGGCGAATCACGGGCAAACTCCTGTTTCCCGCAGCCGAACTGCGGTCCTGGATCGAAGGTCCGACTGCCGCCGCGACACCGGAACGCCCGGGCGTTCTGGCCGGATCACACGACCCCCTGCTGGACTGGGCGGTTCATGCTTCCGGCTGCGGACTGGCCATGCTGTGCAACGGCAGCGCAGACGGTCTGAACCGCTTTGCCGCCGGAGACGCCGCCCTTGCCGGCCTGCATCTGCCGGAAGAAAACGGCTGGAATGTTGCGTCAGTCAGCGAACTGGGCCTGAAGGACGCGGTCTTGATCAGCTGGGCATCCCGCAAACGCGGCCTTCTGGTTTCCCGGGAAGCTGCACCGACTGTTCGATCCGTTGCCGATCTGAAAGGCAGGCGCGTTGCCATGCGCCAGCCGGGCACCGGCACTGCCCTCCTGTTTTCCAGATTGCTTGCCGATGCCGGTCTGAGCGAAGCAGATCTGACCACCGGCCCTGCCACCGCCCACACGGAAAACGATGCGGCGTCGGCCGTTGCCGCCGGTGAAGCCGATGCCGCGCTCGGCATCGAAACCGCGGCAAGACCTTTCAAGCTGGCCTTCGTGCCGCTGGCCGAGGAATGCTTCGACCTGCTTATCGATCGGCGCTCCTTTTTCACCCCGCCTGTTCAGATGCTGTTCGAATTTGCACGAACGTCAGAGTTCCGGGACAAGGCCGCGGCGCTCGGCGGTTATGACCTGGCCGACCACGGCTCCGTCCGCTGGTTGTCCGCTTGACCCGCGCCGCCTTCAGTGTTCGGGCATACATTCAGGAAAGACAACGATGAGCGATATCCGCCCGCATGAAATTTCGGTTCCAATCGAGGAACCGGACGATGCAAGGCTCTTCTTCATCGGCAGGATCCACACCCCTTGGAAGGACCGCAAGGATTGCCCGCGCCAGGGCAAGGTGGACGGACCGGAGTGCCGG includes these proteins:
- a CDS encoding helix-turn-helix transcriptional regulator; amino-acid sequence: MSLESIMGNTLHDTGTQQLQFLTTKEVADLLRVKERKVYDLAAANEIPHRRITGKLLFPAAELRSWIEGPTAAATPERPGVLAGSHDPLLDWAVHASGCGLAMLCNGSADGLNRFAAGDAALAGLHLPEENGWNVASVSELGLKDAVLISWASRKRGLLVSREAAPTVRSVADLKGRRVAMRQPGTGTALLFSRLLADAGLSEADLTTGPATAHTENDAASAVAAGEADAALGIETAARPFKLAFVPLAEECFDLLIDRRSFFTPPVQMLFEFARTSEFRDKAAALGGYDLADHGSVRWLSA